A single window of Mycolicibacterium aurum DNA harbors:
- a CDS encoding DUF4192 domain-containing protein encodes MASTHHPESSLDRPGALIAALPAVLGFVPAQSLVLVTVADGETGAVLRSDLSDAGETLSQLADLASRSGAESVLAVIVDDKGAGCPMCADEHRWLADSLAAELADRGIELIATNVVAEVAAGARWHCVDGCGNSGLVEDPTSSPSAVAAVLDGRRLYRRREDLVQVVATADPARTAALEVRIAAADASPGQRSDAQVRAAIEHALGCAERHGRGQSPSDEQLTRLALALTDARVRDTLYALAVGDRAAEAEALWAALARCLPARWRVEALVLLAFSAYSRGDGPLAGISLDAALRCAPEHRMAGMLDQALQAGMRPEQIRELATTGYRLARQLGVRLPPRRMFGRRAG; translated from the coding sequence ATGGCCTCAACACATCACCCCGAATCCTCACTCGACCGTCCCGGCGCCCTGATCGCGGCACTGCCGGCCGTGCTCGGCTTCGTCCCGGCGCAATCCCTGGTGCTGGTCACCGTCGCCGACGGCGAGACGGGCGCTGTCCTGCGGTCGGATCTGTCTGACGCCGGCGAAACGCTTTCTCAGCTCGCGGATCTGGCGTCGCGCTCCGGCGCCGAATCCGTGCTGGCCGTCATCGTCGACGACAAGGGTGCCGGCTGTCCGATGTGCGCCGACGAGCACCGCTGGCTGGCGGACTCGTTGGCGGCCGAGCTCGCCGATCGTGGCATCGAGCTGATCGCTACGAACGTCGTGGCCGAGGTCGCCGCGGGGGCACGGTGGCACTGCGTGGACGGCTGCGGGAATTCGGGGCTCGTGGAGGATCCGACTTCGTCGCCGAGCGCAGTGGCCGCGGTGCTGGACGGCCGTCGCCTCTACCGGCGGCGGGAAGATCTGGTGCAGGTGGTCGCCACTGCCGACCCGGCACGCACCGCAGCGCTGGAGGTGCGCATCGCGGCGGCTGATGCGTCGCCGGGCCAGCGGTCGGACGCGCAGGTCCGCGCCGCCATCGAGCATGCGCTCGGGTGTGCCGAACGGCATGGCCGCGGTCAGTCGCCGAGCGATGAGCAGCTGACGCGACTGGCCCTGGCGCTGACCGACGCGCGGGTCCGGGACACGCTCTATGCGTTGGCAGTGGGGGACAGGGCGGCCGAGGCGGAGGCGTTGTGGGCCGCGCTGGCACGTTGTCTACCTGCTCGCTGGCGGGTGGAAGCCCTTGTGCTGCTGGCTTTTTCGGCGTACTCCCGCGGCGACGGCCCACTGGCTGGGATCTCACTCGATGCGGCGCTGCGCTGCGCACCGGAGCACAGAATGGCGGGCATGTTGGACCAGGCGCTGCAGGCGGGAATGCGGCCTGAACAGATCCGCGAGCTCGCCACGACCGGATATCGACTGGCCCGGCAGCTGGGTGTACGCCTGCCGCCACGCCGGATGTTCGGACGGCGGGCCGGGTAG
- a CDS encoding metal-dependent transcriptional regulator, translating into MNDLVDTTEMYLRTIYDLEEEGVIPLRARIAERLDQSGPTVSQTVSRMERDGLLHVAGDRHLELTDKGRALAVAVMRKHRLAERLLVDVIGLPWEEVHAEACRWEHVMSVDVERRLVQVLNNPTTSPFGNPIPGLSELGVGNELAHETMSLARLTELPSGMPVAVVVRQLTEHVQGDSDLIARLKDAGVVPNARVTVEVTDHGGVMIVIPGHEQVELPHEMAHAVKVEKV; encoded by the coding sequence ATGAACGATCTTGTCGATACCACCGAGATGTATCTGCGAACGATCTACGACCTCGAAGAAGAGGGCGTGATCCCACTGCGTGCGCGCATCGCCGAACGTCTCGACCAGAGTGGACCCACCGTCAGCCAGACTGTGTCCCGGATGGAGCGTGACGGTCTGCTGCATGTCGCCGGTGATCGGCACCTGGAGCTCACCGACAAGGGTCGCGCGCTGGCAGTTGCGGTGATGCGTAAGCACCGCCTCGCCGAACGTCTGCTGGTCGATGTGATCGGTCTGCCGTGGGAGGAAGTGCACGCCGAGGCCTGCCGCTGGGAGCACGTGATGAGCGTGGACGTCGAGCGCCGGCTGGTGCAGGTGCTCAACAACCCGACCACATCCCCGTTCGGCAATCCCATTCCGGGCCTGTCGGAGCTCGGCGTCGGCAACGAGCTGGCCCACGAGACTATGAGCCTGGCGCGCCTCACCGAGCTTCCCTCGGGGATGCCGGTCGCGGTGGTCGTCCGTCAGCTGACCGAGCACGTCCAGGGCGATTCCGATCTGATCGCCCGACTCAAGGACGCCGGGGTGGTGCCCAACGCGCGCGTCACGGTCGAGGTCACCGACCACGGTGGTGTCATGATCGTCATCCCGGGTCATGAGCAGGTCGAGTTGCCGCACGAGATGGCACACGCCGTCAAGGTCGAAAAGGTCTGA
- a CDS encoding sigma-70 family RNA polymerase sigma factor, with translation MANATSTRVDQDLDAQSPAADLVRVYLNGIGKTALLTAADEVELAKRIEAGLYAQHLLATRKRLGDNRKRDLAAVVRDGEAARRHLLEANLRLVVSLAKRYTGRGMPLLDLIQEGNLGLIRAMEKFDYAKGFKFSTYATWWIRQAITRGMADQSRTIRLPVHLVEQVNKLARIKREMHQNLGRDATDDELAEESGIPAEKIADLLSHSRDPVSLDMPVGSDEEAPLGDFIEDAEAMSAENAVISELLHTDIRYVLATLDEREQQVIRLRFGLDDGQPRTLDQIGKLFGLSRERVRQIEREVMAKLRNGERADRLRSYAS, from the coding sequence ATGGCAAATGCCACCAGCACTCGCGTTGACCAAGATCTGGACGCTCAGAGCCCGGCCGCGGACCTGGTGCGCGTTTATCTGAACGGCATCGGGAAGACCGCGTTGCTCACCGCCGCCGACGAGGTGGAACTCGCCAAGCGCATCGAGGCGGGGCTCTACGCCCAGCACCTGCTCGCTACGCGTAAGAGGCTGGGCGACAACCGCAAACGTGACCTCGCGGCCGTCGTGCGCGACGGCGAGGCAGCCCGGCGCCACCTGCTCGAGGCCAACCTGAGGCTGGTCGTGTCGCTGGCCAAGCGCTACACCGGTCGGGGCATGCCGCTGCTGGACCTGATCCAGGAGGGCAACCTCGGCCTGATCCGAGCGATGGAAAAGTTCGACTACGCCAAGGGGTTCAAGTTCTCCACGTACGCGACGTGGTGGATCCGCCAGGCGATCACCCGCGGTATGGCCGACCAGAGTCGCACCATCCGGCTCCCGGTCCACCTCGTCGAGCAGGTGAACAAGCTCGCGCGCATCAAGCGCGAGATGCACCAGAATCTCGGTCGCGACGCCACTGACGACGAACTGGCGGAGGAGTCGGGAATCCCGGCGGAGAAGATCGCCGACCTGCTGTCCCACAGCCGCGATCCGGTGAGCCTCGACATGCCCGTGGGGAGCGACGAAGAGGCGCCCCTGGGCGACTTCATCGAGGACGCCGAGGCGATGTCCGCCGAGAACGCGGTGATCTCCGAGCTGTTGCACACCGACATCCGGTACGTGCTGGCCACGCTCGACGAGCGTGAGCAGCAGGTCATCCGGTTGCGGTTCGGCCTCGACGACGGTCAGCCCCGCACCCTGGACCAGATCGGCAAGCTGTTCGGCCTGTCCCGGGAGCGGGTGCGCCAGATCGAGCGTGAGGTGATGGCCAAGCTTCGCAACGGCGAGCGGGCCGACCGCCTGCGCTCCTATGCCAGCTGA
- a CDS encoding DUF3099 domain-containing protein — translation MKQGQELSFDDDGRPVLITRAATAYEEQHRKRVRKYLALMSFRVPSLILAAVAYGIWHNGLISLAIIVIAIPLPWMAVLIANDRPPRRAEEPRRYQGNRRIPLFPTAERPAIEGVRTAQPRPDEYVVDDDVPR, via the coding sequence ATGAAACAAGGCCAAGAGCTGAGTTTCGACGACGACGGCCGCCCCGTTCTGATCACCAGGGCTGCCACCGCCTACGAGGAACAGCACCGCAAGCGCGTACGCAAGTACTTGGCGCTGATGTCATTTCGCGTGCCTTCTCTCATCCTGGCCGCGGTCGCCTACGGCATTTGGCACAACGGCCTGATCTCGTTGGCGATCATCGTGATCGCGATCCCTCTGCCCTGGATGGCCGTCCTGATCGCCAACGACAGGCCGCCCCGGCGAGCGGAGGAACCCCGGCGATATCAGGGCAACCGCCGCATCCCGTTGTTTCCCACCGCCGAACGGCCCGCGATCGAAGGTGTGCGCACTGCGCAGCCGCGACCGGACGAGTACGTCGTCGACGACGACGTTCCCCGCTGA
- a CDS encoding DUF3039 domain-containing protein has protein sequence METQTIERTDTDERVDDGTDSDTPKFFHYVKKDKIAESAVMGTHVVALCGEVFPVTRSAKPGSPVCPDCKRIYEQLKK, from the coding sequence ATGGAAACCCAGACCATCGAACGCACCGACACCGACGAACGCGTCGACGACGGGACGGACAGCGACACCCCGAAGTTCTTCCACTATGTGAAGAAGGACAAGATCGCCGAGAGCGCGGTCATGGGCACCCACGTCGTCGCGCTGTGCGGCGAGGTGTTCCCGGTGACGCGGTCGGCCAAGCCGGGGTCGCCGGTATGCCCCGACTGCAAGCGGATCTACGAGCAGCTCAAGAAGTAG
- a CDS encoding YihY/virulence factor BrkB family protein has protein sequence MSDQSQVPESGAPQKPKTSRHHIRHISVRTLAKSWDDSIFSESAQAAFWCALSLPPLLLGMLGSLAYIAPLFGPDTLPTIQDQLISTTERFFSPNVVAEIIEPTVRDIVQGARGEVVSVGFVISLWAGSSAISAFVDSITEAHDQTPLRHPVRQRFFSLGLYVVMLIGAIATAPFLALGPRKIAEFIPDSWDHVLRFGYYPVLLLTLVVAINVLYRVSLPRPLPSHRLLGGSVLAAVVFLTATWGLRVYLTWITSTGYTYGALATPIAFLLFAFFLGFAIMIGAELNAAIEEEWPAPNTHAKRFRWWLEAKAESFTRADGSTADVSPASGAPAAPPRSAAVADGPATEGETATS, from the coding sequence ATGAGTGACCAGTCGCAGGTGCCGGAATCCGGGGCGCCCCAGAAGCCGAAGACGTCGCGTCACCATATTCGCCACATCAGTGTGCGGACGCTGGCGAAGAGTTGGGACGATTCGATCTTCTCGGAATCGGCTCAAGCGGCTTTCTGGTGCGCGCTGTCGTTGCCACCGCTGTTGCTCGGGATGCTCGGCAGCCTCGCCTACATCGCACCGCTGTTCGGCCCGGACACCCTGCCGACGATCCAGGACCAGCTGATCAGCACCACCGAACGGTTCTTCTCACCCAACGTGGTTGCCGAGATCATCGAGCCGACGGTCCGTGACATCGTCCAGGGCGCCCGGGGCGAGGTGGTGTCGGTCGGCTTTGTGATCTCGCTGTGGGCCGGGTCGTCGGCCATCTCGGCGTTCGTCGATTCCATCACCGAGGCGCACGACCAGACACCGTTGCGTCACCCCGTGCGGCAGCGGTTCTTCTCCCTGGGCCTCTACGTCGTGATGCTCATCGGTGCGATCGCGACCGCACCCTTCCTGGCGCTCGGTCCGCGCAAGATCGCCGAGTTCATCCCCGACAGCTGGGACCACGTACTCCGGTTCGGGTACTACCCGGTGCTCCTGCTGACGCTGGTGGTGGCGATCAATGTGCTCTACCGCGTCTCGCTGCCCCGGCCCCTGCCGTCCCATCGGCTGCTGGGCGGCTCGGTGCTGGCCGCGGTGGTGTTCCTGACCGCGACGTGGGGCCTGCGGGTGTACCTGACCTGGATCACCAGCACGGGCTACACGTATGGGGCGCTGGCGACGCCCATTGCGTTCCTGCTGTTCGCGTTCTTCCTCGGCTTCGCCATCATGATCGGCGCCGAACTCAATGCAGCCATCGAAGAGGAGTGGCCGGCACCGAACACCCACGCCAAACGGTTCCGATGGTGGCTGGAAGCCAAGGCCGAGTCCTTCACCAGGGCCGACGGATCAACCGCGGACGTCTCCCCGGCGTCCGGGGCGCCCGCCGCACCCCCACGTTCGGCCGCCGTCGCCGACGGCCCCGCCACCGAGGGCGAGACCGCTACTTCTTGA
- a CDS encoding DUF7455 domain-containing protein: MTATLTSPELTKADRCDRCGAAARVRAKLPSGAVLLFCQHHANEHEAKLVELAAVLEVSPLQP; this comes from the coding sequence ATGACCGCAACGCTCACCAGTCCTGAATTGACCAAGGCTGACCGCTGCGACCGCTGTGGCGCCGCGGCCCGAGTACGGGCCAAGCTTCCTTCCGGTGCCGTTCTCTTGTTCTGCCAGCACCACGCCAACGAGCATGAGGCGAAGCTGGTCGAACTTGCTGCCGTGCTGGAAGTGAGCCCGCTGCAGCCTTAG
- a CDS encoding DUF952 domain-containing protein yields MASELFVHLCGGEEWEVAQRTGVHAPESLRAVGFVHLSSVEQVHLPANRLYADRTDLMLLRIDGARLSSSVRWEPGVPADPDGMEFPHLYGPLPVDAVISVTPYRPGPDGRYAPLSA; encoded by the coding sequence ATGGCTTCGGAGCTGTTTGTCCACCTGTGTGGTGGAGAGGAATGGGAAGTGGCGCAACGCACCGGAGTCCATGCGCCTGAGTCGCTGCGGGCTGTCGGGTTCGTCCACCTGTCGAGTGTCGAGCAGGTTCATCTACCCGCCAATCGGCTGTATGCCGACCGGACAGATCTGATGCTACTCCGCATCGACGGTGCACGGCTTTCCTCGTCTGTTCGCTGGGAGCCCGGCGTGCCCGCCGATCCCGATGGCATGGAGTTCCCACATCTGTACGGTCCATTGCCTGTCGATGCTGTGATAAGCGTCACTCCATATCGTCCCGGGCCGGACGGCCGGTACGCACCGCTGAGCGCCTAG
- a CDS encoding RidA family protein — protein MSRRASHGADYVDGVSQRVNISSGSEFERFVGYSRAVRVGPHVAVAGTTAPGDSAAAQAREALRRIDIALAQAGASFADVVRTRMYVTDISAWREIAEVHADVFGAIGPVATMVEVSALIDPGLLVEIEVDAFVAPD, from the coding sequence ATGTCCCGGCGTGCCTCACACGGCGCCGATTACGTTGACGGCGTGAGCCAGCGCGTCAACATCTCCTCCGGATCCGAGTTCGAACGCTTCGTCGGCTACTCCCGCGCAGTCCGCGTCGGTCCGCATGTCGCCGTCGCCGGCACCACAGCCCCGGGTGACAGCGCGGCGGCGCAGGCGCGGGAGGCACTGCGCCGCATCGACATCGCCCTCGCCCAGGCCGGGGCATCGTTCGCCGACGTCGTGCGAACCCGCATGTACGTCACCGACATCTCGGCATGGCGCGAGATCGCCGAGGTCCATGCCGATGTCTTCGGGGCCATCGGGCCAGTGGCCACCATGGTGGAGGTGTCGGCCCTCATCGACCCCGGCCTGCTCGTGGAGATCGAGGTGGATGCGTTCGTCGCACCCGACTAG
- a CDS encoding methyltransferase gives MRSTLTKADAPSAPKKKVPPVRIIRAIDGVRAGLATLHRSSVPGNIALLELATGAWTTQVLYVAAKLGIADELAAGPARAHDIAARVGAEPDALHRLMRALTSRGVLRQRRDGRFTLTPVGEALREGVDGSLRDMVLFIGHPARWADWGSLAYSVQTGRPAAEKLRGMPFFDYLATDPEFAAVFNNAMTAASGLSNDVALQAYDFTGARLVVDVGGGHGAVLATILRSAPNAKGILYDLPEVVAGAGALLDRSDVSQRSTVAAGSFMESVPAGGDLYVMKNIIHDWSDAEALTILRNIRAAVTDGGKLVLLEMVLPERASSFIGHLLDLEMLLMVSGRERTRSEYEQLLGQAGFQLTRVIPTVSPLSVVEAVAV, from the coding sequence GTGAGATCGACGCTGACAAAAGCAGACGCCCCTTCCGCGCCGAAGAAGAAGGTTCCGCCGGTGCGGATCATCCGCGCAATAGACGGGGTCCGCGCCGGGCTGGCCACACTGCACCGATCCTCGGTGCCGGGAAACATCGCGCTCCTGGAACTGGCGACCGGCGCCTGGACCACTCAGGTGCTCTACGTCGCCGCCAAGCTCGGCATTGCCGACGAACTGGCCGCGGGGCCGGCGCGCGCCCACGACATCGCCGCTCGGGTCGGCGCCGAACCCGATGCGCTGCACCGGCTGATGCGGGCGCTGACCAGTCGCGGGGTGCTGCGGCAGCGCCGCGACGGCCGGTTCACGTTGACGCCGGTCGGTGAGGCACTGCGGGAGGGTGTCGACGGCTCGCTGCGCGACATGGTGCTCTTCATCGGTCACCCCGCGCGGTGGGCCGACTGGGGCAGCCTGGCCTACTCGGTGCAGACCGGCCGGCCCGCCGCCGAGAAGCTGCGCGGCATGCCGTTCTTCGACTACCTCGCCACCGACCCCGAATTCGCCGCGGTCTTCAACAACGCGATGACCGCCGCCAGCGGGCTGTCCAACGATGTTGCGCTGCAGGCGTACGACTTCACCGGCGCCCGCCTGGTGGTCGATGTGGGCGGCGGGCACGGCGCCGTGCTGGCCACGATCCTGCGCAGCGCCCCCAACGCCAAGGGCATCCTGTACGACCTGCCGGAAGTCGTCGCGGGTGCCGGGGCGCTGCTCGATCGGTCCGACGTGAGTCAGCGTAGCACCGTGGCCGCCGGGTCGTTCATGGAGTCGGTGCCCGCAGGCGGCGACCTGTACGTGATGAAGAACATCATCCACGACTGGAGTGACGCGGAGGCCCTGACGATTCTGCGCAACATCCGCGCCGCAGTCACTGACGGAGGAAAGCTGGTCTTGCTGGAAATGGTTCTGCCGGAACGGGCTTCGTCGTTCATCGGCCACCTGCTGGACCTGGAGATGCTGCTGATGGTCAGCGGCAGGGAACGCACCCGGTCCGAGTACGAGCAGCTGTTGGGCCAGGCCGGATTCCAGTTGACCCGGGTGATCCCGACCGTGAGCCCGCTCTCGGTCGTCGAGGCCGTCGCGGTCTGA
- a CDS encoding IS481 family transposase, with the protein MVHRNAPLSETGRLRLARCIVDDGWSLRRAAERFQVSVGTAVRWRDRYVELGEAGMADRSSRPHRSPNRTPTRTERRIIGVRVTRRWGPARIAYLLRLNVSTVHNVLRRYRIARLRWLDRATGRVVRRMESAACGDLVHVDVKKLGKIPAGGGWKMLGRSAGKRNAQADKTGATNKYRQPLRGYHFLHTALDAHSRLVFSEMLADERKETASEFWERANAWFVEQGIIVRKVLTDNGSCYRSHVFRKALGDDIEHRRTRPYRPQTNGKVERFHRTLADEWAYARLYTSDQQRCQEYPRWLHNYNHHRGHTALGGQPPASRVPNLSGQYN; encoded by the coding sequence GTGGTTCACCGTAATGCCCCTTTGTCCGAAACGGGTCGCTTGAGGCTGGCTCGGTGCATCGTCGATGATGGCTGGTCGCTACGCCGCGCGGCCGAACGATTCCAGGTATCGGTAGGCACCGCCGTCCGTTGGAGGGACCGCTACGTCGAGCTGGGCGAGGCCGGAATGGCCGACCGCAGCTCACGACCCCATCGCAGCCCCAACCGCACCCCGACACGGACCGAACGCCGCATCATCGGGGTGCGCGTCACCCGCCGTTGGGGACCGGCCCGAATCGCCTACCTGCTGCGACTGAACGTCTCCACGGTGCACAACGTGCTGCGCCGCTACCGGATCGCCCGACTGCGCTGGCTCGACCGCGCCACCGGCCGCGTCGTGCGCCGCATGGAATCTGCGGCGTGCGGTGATCTGGTGCACGTCGATGTCAAGAAGCTGGGAAAGATCCCCGCCGGCGGCGGCTGGAAGATGCTGGGTCGCTCCGCAGGTAAGCGCAACGCCCAAGCCGACAAGACCGGAGCCACCAATAAGTACCGACAGCCGTTGCGGGGCTATCACTTCCTACACACCGCGCTGGATGCGCACTCCCGTCTGGTCTTCTCCGAGATGCTGGCCGATGAACGCAAGGAGACCGCCTCCGAGTTCTGGGAACGCGCCAACGCCTGGTTCGTCGAACAGGGAATCATTGTTCGAAAGGTGTTGACTGATAACGGATCTTGCTACCGGTCGCATGTATTCCGCAAGGCGCTAGGCGATGACATCGAACATCGGCGCACTCGACCCTATCGGCCGCAGACCAACGGGAAGGTGGAGAGATTCCACCGGACCCTGGCCGATGAGTGGGCCTACGCCCGGCTGTACACCAGCGACCAACAACGCTGCCAGGAGTACCCGCGATGGCTGCACAACTACAATCACCACCGCGGCCACACAGCACTCGGCGGTCAACCACCAGCCAGCCGCGTACCTAACCTCTCAGGTCAGTACAACTAG